The Nycticebus coucang isolate mNycCou1 chromosome 2, mNycCou1.pri, whole genome shotgun sequence genome includes a window with the following:
- the DYNC1LI2 gene encoding cytoplasmic dynein 1 light intermediate chain 2 has product MGGPAGVLAGPRRIRRRTLFVAAVGKMAPVGVEKKLLLGPNGPAVAAAGDLTSEEEEGQSLWSSILSEVSTRARSKLPSGKNILVFGEDGSGKTTLMTKLQGAEHGKKGRGLEYLYLSVHDEDRDDHTRCNVWILDGDLYHKGLLKFAVSAESLPETLVIFVADMSRPWTVMESLHKWASVLREHIDKMKIPPEEMRELERKFVKDFQDYIEPEEGCQGSPQRRGPLTSGSDEENVALPLGDNVLTHNLGIPVLVVCTKCDAVSVLEKEHDYRDEHLDFIQSHLRRFCLQYGAALIYTSVKEEKNLDLLFKYIVHKTYGFHFTTPALVVEKDAVFIPAGWDNEKKIAILHENFTTVKPEDAYEDFIVKPPVRKLVHDKELAAEDEQVFLMKQQSLLAKQPATPTRASESPARGPSGSPRTQGRGGPASVPSASPGTSVKKPDPNIKNNAASEGVLASFFNSLLSKKTGSPGSPGAGGVQSTAKKSGQKTVLSNVQEELDRMTRKPDSMVTNSSTENEA; this is encoded by the exons ATGGGCGGCCCGGCCGGGGTCCTCGCGGGTCCTCGGCGGATCCGGAGGAGGACCCTCTTTGTGGCTGCAGTTGGCAAGATGGCGCCGGTGGGGGTGGAGAAGAAACTGCTGCTGGGCCCCAATGGGCCCGCGGTAGCGGCCGCCGGCGACCTGACCAGTGAGGAAGAGGAAGGCCAGAGCCTATG GTCCTCGATCCTGAGCGAAGTGTCCACTCGTGCCAGGTCGAAGCTGCCGTCCGGCAAGAACATCCTGGTTTTCG GTGAAGATGGGTCTGGTAAAACAACTCTCATGACTAAACTACAAGGAGCTGAGCATGGCAAAAAAGGAAGAGGCCTAGAGTATCTCTACCTCAGTGTACATGATGAGGACCGAGATG ATCACACACGCTGCAATGTGTGGATTTTGGATGGAGACTTATACCACAAAGGCCTGCTGAAGTTTGCAGTTTCTGCTGAATCCTTGCCAGAGACCCTGGTCATTTTTGTTGCAGACATGTCTAGGCCTTGGACAGTGATGGAATCTCTACATAAATGGGCTAGTGTTTTACGTGAGCACattgataaaatgaaaattccaCCGGAAGAAATGAGGGAGCTGGAACgaaaat TTGTAAAAGATTTTCAAGATTATATTGAGCCTGAAGAAGGTTGTCAAGGTTCCCCACAGAGAAGAGGCCCTCTGACCTCAGGATCGGATGAAGAAAATGTTGCCCTGCCTCTGGGTGATAATGTGCTGACTCATAACTTGGGGATCCCAGTGTTGGTGGTGTGTACAAAG TGTGATGCAGTGAGTGTCCTGGAAAAGGAGCACGATTACAGGGATGAGCATTTGGACTTCATCCAGTCACACCTGCGGAGGTTCTGCCTCCAGT ATGGAGCTGCCTTGATTTATACATcagtgaaagaagagaaaaaccttGACTTGTTGTTTAAGTATATTGTTCATAAAACATACGGTTTCCACTTCACCACACCTGCCTTAGTTGTGGAAAAGGATGCTGTTTTTAT ACCTGCAGGCTgggacaatgaaaagaaaatagctatttTACATGAAAATTTCACAACTGTGAAGCCAGAAGATGCATATGAAGATTTTATTGTGAAACCTccagtgagaaag CTGGTTCACGACAAAGAGTTGGCAGCCGAGGATGAGCAGGTGTTCCTAATGAAGCAACAG TCACTCCTTGCCAAGCAGCCAGCCACGCCCACAAGAGCCTCC GAATCCCCTGCAAGAGGACCCTCTGGCTCTCCAAGGACCCAGGGCCGGGGAGGACCTGCTAGTGTGCCTAGTGCCTCTCCAGGCACATCAGTAAAGAAGCCGGACCCAAATATCAAAA ATAATGCAGCAAGTGAAGGAGTGTTGGCCAGTTTCTTCAATAGTCTGTTGAGTAAAAAGACAGGCTCTCCTGGAAGTCCTGGTGCTGGTGGGGTACAGAGCACAGCTAAGAAGTCAG GACAAAAGACTGTGTTGTCAAATGTTCAGGAAGAACTGGATAGAATGACTCGAAAACCAGACTCCATGGTAACAAACTCTTCAACAGAAAATGAAGCCTGA